One window of Actinomycetota bacterium genomic DNA carries:
- the gyrA gene encoding DNA gyrase subunit A yields MVDALTGRIETIEIEDEMRSSYIDYAMSVIVGRALPDVRDGLKPVHRRILYGMNEMGILPSKPYKKCARMVGDVMGKYHPHGDSAIYDTLVRMAQSFSMRYELIDGHGNFGSVDGDSPAAMRYTEARLSKLAVELLRDIDKKTVDFVPNYDETEQEPVVLPARYPNLLVNGSSGIAVGMATNIPPHNLNEVIDATIKLIDNPDSQPSDLMQIVKGPDFPTGGTIMGRAGIRDAYETGRGSIKVRGKAHMEQTKSNKTRIIISELPYQVNKARLTEKIAELVREKKISEISDLRDESDRSGMRLVVELKREAIPQVVLNKLYKHTQLETSFGVIMLALVEGIPRTLSLPQVLRHYIEHQKEIIVRRTRFELEKAEARAHILEGLLIALNNLDEVIKTIRQSKTVDEARKRLIANFNLSEIQAQAILDMRLQRLTALESQKIEMEYKELLEKIALLKRILASEQMVLDIIKEELIGVKERFGDERRTQIVSAAAELEIEDLIAEEDMVITITHSGYIKRLPVTTYRQQARGGKGVSGTNLKEGDFVEHLFISSTHNFILFFSNKGKVYKIKVHELPTAGRTARGHAIVNVLPFAQDEKIAAVISTKAFEEDQYLMMATKKGIVKKTPFKEYNTSRRDGILAISMREDDELIGVKITRGSDDMILVSRGGMSIRFNETDVRPMGRTATGVKGMSLAKDDEVLAVEVAKDEADFLIITDNGFGKRTPMHNYPQQGRGGKGVKTLKETSARGKVSAAKMVQERHSLMIISTEGIVMRTPVKQISQMGRNTQGVRIMNINENDTVSAVALIVDDKDKPNGNEEPEI; encoded by the coding sequence ATGGTCGATGCCCTTACAGGCAGAATAGAGACGATTGAAATAGAAGACGAGATGCGAAGCTCGTACATCGATTACGCGATGAGCGTAATCGTGGGGCGGGCGCTACCCGATGTGCGCGACGGCTTGAAGCCGGTCCATCGGAGGATTCTTTACGGCATGAACGAGATGGGAATTCTTCCGAGTAAACCCTATAAAAAGTGCGCGCGCATGGTCGGTGACGTCATGGGTAAGTACCACCCCCATGGCGACAGCGCCATCTACGACACCCTCGTGCGCATGGCCCAGAGTTTTTCGATGCGCTACGAACTCATCGACGGGCACGGCAACTTCGGCTCGGTCGACGGCGATTCGCCTGCGGCGATGCGCTACACCGAAGCGCGCCTCTCCAAACTCGCCGTCGAGCTGTTGCGAGACATAGACAAGAAGACCGTCGACTTCGTTCCCAACTATGACGAGACCGAGCAGGAGCCGGTCGTTTTGCCGGCGCGCTATCCGAACCTGCTTGTAAACGGCTCGTCCGGTATCGCGGTAGGCATGGCGACCAACATCCCGCCGCACAACCTTAACGAAGTCATCGACGCTACTATTAAACTGATAGACAACCCCGACTCCCAGCCGAGCGACCTTATGCAAATCGTCAAAGGCCCTGATTTCCCGACCGGCGGCACCATAATGGGCAGGGCGGGGATAAGGGACGCCTATGAGACCGGGCGCGGCAGCATCAAGGTGCGCGGTAAGGCGCACATGGAGCAGACCAAGTCGAACAAGACGCGAATCATCATTAGCGAATTACCCTACCAGGTCAACAAAGCACGTTTGACCGAGAAGATAGCCGAGCTGGTGCGCGAAAAGAAGATATCGGAGATATCGGACCTTCGAGACGAGTCGGACCGCAGCGGTATGCGACTCGTCGTCGAACTGAAACGCGAGGCAATTCCCCAGGTAGTCCTTAATAAGCTCTATAAACACACGCAGCTCGAGACGAGCTTCGGCGTTATAATGCTCGCCCTGGTCGAAGGTATCCCGCGCACGCTCAGCCTGCCGCAGGTGCTCCGCCACTATATCGAGCACCAGAAAGAGATAATCGTGCGCCGCACCCGATTCGAGTTGGAAAAGGCCGAAGCACGGGCGCACATCCTGGAAGGCCTCCTCATCGCGCTCAACAATCTCGATGAGGTAATCAAGACCATCAGGCAGTCGAAGACGGTAGACGAGGCCAGGAAGCGGCTCATAGCCAACTTCAACCTCTCCGAGATACAGGCACAAGCCATCCTCGATATGCGCCTCCAGCGCCTCACCGCGCTGGAGAGCCAAAAGATAGAGATGGAATATAAAGAGCTTCTGGAGAAGATAGCGCTCCTTAAGAGAATCCTCGCGAGCGAGCAGATGGTCCTCGATATCATAAAAGAGGAACTCATCGGGGTCAAAGAGAGATTCGGTGATGAGCGCCGCACCCAGATTGTCTCGGCGGCGGCGGAGCTTGAGATAGAAGATTTGATAGCCGAGGAAGACATGGTGATAACGATTACCCACTCCGGCTATATCAAGCGTCTGCCGGTAACGACCTATCGCCAGCAGGCCCGAGGCGGCAAGGGGGTCTCCGGCACCAACCTTAAAGAGGGCGATTTTGTGGAGCACCTCTTCATATCGTCGACGCACAACTTCATCTTGTTCTTCTCGAACAAGGGGAAAGTATACAAAATAAAAGTGCATGAGTTGCCGACCGCCGGCCGAACGGCGCGCGGACACGCCATCGTCAACGTCCTGCCGTTCGCGCAGGACGAGAAGATAGCCGCGGTCATCTCGACAAAGGCGTTTGAGGAAGACCAGTACCTCATGATGGCTACGAAGAAGGGCATTGTCAAAAAGACGCCGTTTAAGGAGTACAACACCTCGCGGCGCGACGGGATTCTCGCAATCAGCATGCGCGAGGACGACGAGCTGATAGGAGTCAAGATCACCCGCGGCTCAGACGATATGATTCTGGTGTCGCGCGGCGGCATGTCCATCCGGTTCAACGAGACCGACGTGCGGCCGATGGGGCGCACCGCGACCGGGGTCAAAGGGATGAGTCTCGCCAAGGACGACGAGGTTCTCGCGGTGGAGGTCGCAAAAGATGAAGCCGACTTCCTGATCATTACCGACAACGGGTTTGGAAAACGCACCCCGATGCACAACTACCCGCAACAAGGGCGCGGCGGCAAGGGCGTAAAGACGCTCAAAGAGACCAGCGCGCGAGGCAAGGTATCGGCCGCCAAGATGGTTCAAGAACGCCATAGTCTCATGATAATCTCGACGGAAGGCATCGTGATGCGCACGCCTGTTAAACAGATTTCGCAAATGGGTAGAAACACGCAAGGCGTCAGAATAATGAACATAAACGAAAACGATACGGTAAGCGCCGTCGCTTTAATCGTTGACGACAAGGACAAGCCTAACGGGAACGAAGAGCCGGAGATTTAA
- a CDS encoding archease — protein sequence MLPFEVLEHTADVGLKAHGHTLKEAFENAATGMFSLITDLENIKPSMSREISVEAEDRESMLVEWLNELLYRFEVEYTVFKRFEIVEWDEEHHMRAVAYGEPLDLGRHQIGTQIKACTYHMLKIEHNEDWSAQVIFDV from the coding sequence ATGTTGCCGTTTGAGGTTTTAGAGCACACCGCCGATGTCGGCCTCAAGGCGCACGGCCACACGCTCAAAGAGGCATTCGAAAACGCCGCTACCGGAATGTTCAGTCTCATTACGGACCTCGAGAACATCAAGCCGTCGATGTCGCGAGAGATATCGGTCGAAGCCGAGGACCGGGAGAGCATGCTCGTCGAATGGCTCAACGAGCTTTTGTACCGCTTCGAAGTGGAATACACGGTCTTTAAGCGCTTCGAAATCGTCGAATGGGATGAGGAACACCACATGCGCGCCGTAGCCTACGGTGAGCCGCTCGACCTCGGCCGCCACCAGATTGGCACCCAAATCAAAGCCTGCACATACCACATGCTCAAAATCGAGCACAACGAGGACTGGTCGGCCCAGGTAATTTTCGATGTCTAA
- a CDS encoding RtcB family protein → MFDALERVSEYIWKIPVSYKKGMRVPGIIYASEELLLKAHEDKAVEQVANVAFLPGIIKASYAMPDIHWGYGFPIGGVAATDIETGVISPGGVGFDINCGVRLLKTDFLAKDVIDKIDALMHEIARSVPRGVGSRGKIRLEREELEKVMVDGVDWAIKNGYAWDEDTEFIEERGRLAGADPGAVSDRAFERGYDQPGTLGAGNHFLEIQEVVEIFDERAANVFDLFEGQLVVMIHSGSRGLGHQICSDYIKVMDKVVRATGIDLPDRQLGCAPILSREGRDYYAAMACAVNYAFVNRQVMAHWVRESFERVFVKSAESMGMRLLYDVCHNIAKFEEHLVDDEVKKVCVHRKGATRAFGPGNTLTPEKFRHIGQPVLVPGDMGSASYILVGTDEAMRQTFGSTCHGAGRLMSRSEAKREISGQALKRELEAKGIRVLAGSPALLAEEAPGAYKDVSRVVEVCHNTDIAKKVARLRPIGVIKG, encoded by the coding sequence ATGTTTGACGCTCTCGAAAGAGTCTCAGAGTATATCTGGAAAATCCCGGTAAGCTACAAAAAAGGAATGCGGGTTCCGGGCATCATCTACGCCAGTGAGGAACTCTTGCTCAAGGCGCACGAGGATAAGGCGGTCGAGCAGGTCGCGAATGTCGCGTTTCTTCCCGGCATAATAAAAGCCTCTTACGCGATGCCCGATATCCATTGGGGTTACGGTTTTCCAATCGGCGGCGTTGCGGCGACCGACATCGAGACGGGGGTCATCTCGCCCGGCGGTGTCGGCTTCGACATCAACTGCGGGGTGCGCCTCCTTAAGACCGATTTTTTAGCAAAAGACGTAATAGACAAGATCGATGCCCTAATGCACGAAATCGCGAGGAGTGTCCCTAGGGGGGTGGGCAGCAGGGGAAAGATCAGGCTGGAGCGAGAGGAACTCGAGAAGGTCATGGTCGACGGTGTCGATTGGGCCATAAAAAACGGCTATGCTTGGGACGAGGATACCGAGTTTATAGAGGAGCGCGGCCGCCTGGCCGGCGCCGACCCCGGAGCCGTAAGCGACCGAGCGTTTGAGCGCGGCTACGACCAGCCCGGCACCCTCGGGGCCGGCAACCACTTCCTTGAAATACAAGAGGTGGTTGAGATTTTCGACGAGCGGGCGGCTAACGTCTTCGACCTCTTTGAGGGGCAACTCGTCGTCATGATCCACTCCGGCTCCCGTGGTTTGGGCCACCAGATTTGCAGCGACTATATCAAGGTGATGGACAAGGTGGTGCGCGCGACCGGCATAGACCTTCCCGACCGGCAACTCGGCTGCGCGCCGATTTTGTCTCGCGAGGGGCGCGACTATTACGCGGCGATGGCATGCGCGGTAAACTATGCTTTCGTCAACCGCCAAGTGATGGCGCATTGGGTCAGGGAGTCGTTCGAGCGTGTCTTTGTCAAAAGCGCGGAGTCGATGGGGATGCGCCTTCTCTACGACGTCTGCCACAACATCGCCAAGTTCGAGGAGCACCTCGTCGACGACGAGGTAAAGAAGGTCTGCGTCCACCGCAAGGGAGCAACGAGAGCTTTCGGTCCGGGCAATACCCTAACCCCGGAGAAATTCCGCCACATAGGGCAGCCGGTTCTGGTCCCCGGCGATATGGGTAGCGCCTCTTATATCCTGGTCGGGACCGATGAAGCGATGAGGCAGACATTCGGCTCGACCTGTCACGGGGCCGGGCGGCTGATGAGCCGCAGTGAAGCTAAGCGCGAGATCAGCGGACAGGCGCTCAAGAGAGAGCTTGAGGCAAAAGGCATCCGAGTCCTCGCGGGCAGCCCGGCACTCCTCGCGGAAGAGGCGCCGGGGGCCTATAAAGACGTAAGCCGGGTGGTCGAGGTGTGTCACAACACCGATATCGCCAAGAAGGTGGCGCGGCTACGCCCCATCGGTGTGATAAAGGGATAG
- a CDS encoding STAS domain-containing protein: MEIIKRAVDHVPIIEIHGQIDLSNCHMLHDEIFSAVEQGDYRLIVDLKKISYIDSSCLGVLLGGLDLVRKRGGGLAIVGNPLVDRVLTLTGLTRLFPFHSTVNDALAGLETN, encoded by the coding sequence ATGGAAATAATCAAAAGAGCGGTTGACCATGTGCCGATTATTGAGATACACGGCCAAATCGACCTTAGCAACTGCCACATGCTTCACGATGAGATTTTTTCCGCGGTCGAGCAGGGTGACTACCGCTTGATAGTCGACTTGAAAAAAATCAGCTACATCGACAGTTCGTGCCTCGGCGTCCTGCTCGGGGGGCTTGATTTAGTCAGAAAGCGGGGCGGCGGGCTCGCCATCGTCGGCAACCCCCTCGTCGACAGGGTCTTAACGCTCACCGGTCTCACCCGGCTCTTTCCTTTTCATTCAACGGTAAACGACGCTCTCGCGGGTCTCGAAACCAACTAG
- a CDS encoding bifunctional nuclease family protein, with amino-acid sequence MFEMEVHGVNLDILTNQPVIILRDNATSRYLPIWIGQFEATAILMEIQGIRPSRPLTHDLLKTIIDKLSAEVDSVVISDLKEGTFYAQIHISINSNKLRIDARPSDAIALAVRTKVPIFADESVLDQAAILSETGEDEEVERFREFLNNIRPEDFQE; translated from the coding sequence TTGTTTGAAATGGAAGTTCACGGCGTCAATCTCGACATTCTGACCAATCAGCCGGTAATCATATTGAGAGACAACGCCACCAGCAGGTACCTGCCTATCTGGATAGGCCAGTTTGAAGCGACCGCCATCCTCATGGAGATACAGGGAATCCGTCCGTCGAGGCCGCTCACACACGACCTGCTCAAAACCATCATCGACAAGCTCAGCGCCGAGGTCGACAGCGTCGTCATTAGCGACCTGAAAGAGGGGACCTTCTACGCCCAAATCCATATCTCTATAAACTCGAACAAGCTGCGGATAGACGCGAGGCCGAGCGACGCCATAGCGCTCGCCGTCCGCACCAAGGTGCCGATCTTCGCCGATGAATCGGTCTTGGACCAAGCCGCCATCTTAAGCGAGACGGGCGAAGATGAAGAGGTCGAGCGGTTCCGGGAGTTTCTAAATAATATCAGGCCGGAAGATTTTCAGGAGTAG
- a CDS encoding capsular biosynthesis protein, producing the protein MAGFVDIHNHILPGLDDGAETLKEAVEMARFAHLNGITRIVATPHQNDWHHVSAQETLAGVELLQAALREREIPVEVYAGSELRMSPDIPERLASQTALPLAASSYVLIEFYFDTIPIFSEEVVFRLRTAGWKPIIAHPERVYDIQRNPERLARFIDMGCLTHINVGSLTGELGRSCLDTAVALLKRGWVEIIASDSHGAENRPPDFGAALAVAAKIVGEGAARAMVDENPARIFEEEQ; encoded by the coding sequence ATGGCCGGGTTTGTCGATATCCACAATCATATCTTGCCGGGGCTCGACGATGGGGCCGAGACGCTGAAAGAGGCGGTCGAGATGGCGCGCTTCGCGCACCTAAACGGTATCACCCGTATCGTAGCCACACCGCACCAAAACGATTGGCACCACGTTTCGGCGCAGGAGACGCTCGCCGGCGTCGAGCTGCTCCAAGCCGCGCTGCGCGAGCGCGAAATCCCGGTAGAGGTCTATGCCGGGAGCGAGCTGCGGATGTCGCCGGACATCCCCGAGCGGCTCGCGTCGCAGACCGCGCTCCCGCTCGCCGCAAGCAGCTACGTGTTGATAGAGTTTTACTTCGACACGATACCCATCTTCTCGGAAGAGGTCGTTTTTCGCCTGCGCACCGCCGGCTGGAAGCCGATTATCGCGCACCCGGAGCGGGTCTATGATATCCAGCGAAATCCCGAGCGGCTCGCGAGGTTTATTGATATGGGTTGTCTCACCCATATCAATGTGGGCAGTCTCACGGGTGAGCTGGGACGCTCGTGTCTCGATACCGCGGTCGCGCTCCTCAAGCGCGGGTGGGTGGAGATCATCGCCAGCGACTCCCACGGCGCCGAGAACCGGCCGCCGGACTTTGGCGCCGCGCTCGCCGTCGCAGCCAAGATAGTCGGCGAGGGGGCGGCGCGCGCCATGGTCGACGAAAACCCGGCGCGTATCTTCGAAGAGGAGCAATAG
- a CDS encoding DUF3800 domain-containing protein: MNNDFELSNENLKPEENELEKPTKHKLSRAERIAKEKASLLNKLAAFNLTEIRARVAFILNQFPGTRNSDVALAYKYWEAFYPDYMNPDGSIDKANMHKVERITSIVRARAKIQNEFGLFRASDEVRAHRRKRESKEIEEQLADKPGVPVITFYADESGKNQKYVVVGGVCTPDAMLASKLSHYLRFDWRNKNNIKHEFHFKKMGRQELQSYKDFFAEALAAGCLSFKAVVLEKAGVARPENKMIYDLHYQLVHKGMEHEIETKRASLPRQVNLFKDKDDGNDKLFMTELEQSLKAGFLYHFSDELSLQVLDAVESRGDICIQLSDLYAASISRVLNRSDSAARKHKDEFADFVISLLGLDLSSMEQSRQDFAMVHFL; encoded by the coding sequence ATGAATAACGACTTTGAGCTTTCGAATGAAAATTTGAAGCCAGAAGAAAATGAGCTAGAAAAGCCCACTAAACATAAGCTTTCAAGGGCTGAGAGAATTGCGAAGGAAAAGGCAAGCTTGCTTAATAAGCTTGCCGCCTTTAACTTAACCGAAATCCGCGCTAGGGTTGCGTTTATCTTAAATCAATTCCCTGGAACTCGCAACTCGGACGTAGCCTTGGCCTATAAGTACTGGGAAGCCTTTTATCCAGATTACATGAATCCCGATGGCTCTATTGATAAAGCTAACATGCATAAAGTTGAGAGGATAACCTCAATAGTCAGGGCGCGTGCAAAGATCCAGAATGAGTTTGGCTTGTTTCGGGCAAGCGATGAGGTGCGGGCTCACAGAAGGAAACGAGAATCTAAGGAAATCGAAGAACAATTAGCAGATAAGCCCGGTGTACCGGTTATAACTTTCTATGCTGATGAGAGCGGAAAGAATCAAAAATATGTGGTTGTTGGAGGTGTGTGTACGCCGGATGCAATGCTAGCTTCAAAGCTTTCGCATTACCTTAGGTTCGACTGGCGCAACAAGAATAACATTAAGCATGAGTTTCATTTTAAGAAAATGGGCAGGCAAGAGCTACAATCGTATAAGGACTTTTTTGCTGAAGCTCTTGCGGCGGGTTGCCTTAGTTTCAAAGCAGTTGTTTTGGAAAAAGCTGGGGTAGCGAGACCTGAGAATAAAATGATATATGACCTTCATTACCAGTTAGTGCATAAGGGCATGGAGCATGAGATAGAGACCAAGCGAGCAAGTTTGCCTCGTCAGGTTAATCTGTTCAAAGACAAGGATGACGGCAACGATAAACTATTCATGACCGAGCTAGAACAGAGCCTGAAAGCCGGGTTCTTATATCATTTTAGCGATGAATTATCCCTACAGGTGTTAGATGCCGTTGAGTCAAGAGGTGATATTTGTATTCAGCTCTCCGACCTCTACGCTGCGAGCATAAGCCGTGTGTTAAATAGGTCGGATTCTGCTGCGAGGAAACATAAGGATGAATTTGCTGATTTTGTAATCTCGCTTTTAGGCCTAGATTTAAGCAGCATGGAGCAATCTAGACAGGACTTTGCGATGGTCCATTTCCTATAA
- a CDS encoding HNH endonuclease: MKELPSEFMALLGSITNKRARVVIDHILKHGFITTEDLEKTYGYNHPPRAARDVREAGIPLDTFHVKSSEGRSIAAYGFGDLSKIQNGRLAGRAIISKEFKQALYAANESKCYVCSGHFKSRYLQVDHRVPYEVAGEKSVFDRELADYMLLCGSCNRAKSWSCEHCPNWMGEKLSEICLKCYWGKPEDYQHIALRSIRRADIIWEEDEVDDYERLKYQSQNTGAPLPEYVKEIVAKYIDQIQHD, translated from the coding sequence ATGAAAGAATTACCTTCAGAGTTCATGGCGTTATTGGGGTCAATCACCAATAAGCGAGCAAGAGTTGTGATTGACCATATTCTCAAGCACGGTTTTATAACTACAGAGGATTTAGAAAAAACCTATGGTTATAATCATCCGCCTCGTGCAGCTCGCGATGTTCGCGAAGCAGGAATACCCCTAGACACTTTTCATGTGAAATCTTCAGAAGGGCGATCAATAGCAGCTTATGGTTTTGGCGATTTATCAAAAATCCAGAATGGAAGGCTTGCTGGTAGAGCAATAATCTCAAAGGAATTTAAGCAAGCTCTTTATGCAGCTAACGAAAGTAAGTGCTACGTTTGTTCTGGACATTTTAAGTCTCGGTATTTGCAGGTTGATCACAGAGTCCCCTATGAGGTTGCAGGCGAAAAGAGTGTTTTTGATAGAGAGCTAGCAGATTATATGCTTCTTTGCGGCTCTTGTAATAGAGCGAAATCTTGGTCATGCGAGCATTGTCCAAATTGGATGGGCGAAAAGCTTTCAGAAATTTGTTTGAAATGCTATTGGGGCAAACCCGAAGATTACCAGCACATTGCATTACGCTCAATAAGGCGCGCTGATATTATTTGGGAAGAGGACGAAGTGGACGACTATGAAAGATTAAAATACCAATCCCAAAATACTGGCGCACCTTTGCCAGAATATGTTAAAGAAATTGTCGCTAAATATATTGATCAAATTCAACACGACTAA
- a CDS encoding DNA adenine methylase, with the protein MRLPHPIPYQGSKRNLAPFILDHFPSGIKTLIEPFAGSAAITIAAAAYSKCNSFFINDINRPLMMLFDEIINHPERIAANYEKLWNEQLGQERDFYKLVRDKFNATQRADYFLYLLARCVKASIRYNSNGEFNQSPDNRRKGRNPINMRQNILNVSRLLKSRIKINSLDYQEVLRQSTKHDLVYMDPPYQGTCGNRDSRYYAGIDFPEFVSALRDLVEREISFIISYDGRTGDKMHGELLPEALNLHRIEVNVGRSSQATLLGRDHVSYESLYLSPALLKSLDSSIRKSATLSIALNNHQLSII; encoded by the coding sequence TTGAGATTACCACACCCGATTCCATATCAAGGAAGTAAAAGAAATCTCGCACCATTCATACTGGACCATTTTCCGTCAGGCATTAAGACTTTGATTGAACCGTTTGCTGGATCGGCAGCGATAACTATAGCTGCTGCTGCATATAGTAAATGTAATAGTTTTTTTATCAATGATATAAACAGGCCCTTAATGATGCTCTTCGATGAGATAATAAATCATCCAGAAAGAATTGCTGCTAATTATGAAAAGCTTTGGAATGAACAGCTGGGGCAAGAACGCGATTTTTATAAGCTTGTTCGAGATAAGTTCAATGCCACGCAGAGGGCAGACTACTTTCTTTATCTATTGGCCCGTTGTGTAAAGGCTTCAATAAGGTATAACTCAAATGGTGAGTTTAACCAGAGTCCTGATAACCGAAGGAAGGGCAGAAACCCTATTAATATGCGACAAAATATTCTTAACGTATCTCGTCTATTAAAAAGTAGGATAAAGATAAATTCCTTGGATTACCAAGAAGTATTAAGACAATCCACGAAACACGACCTTGTTTACATGGACCCACCATATCAAGGCACTTGTGGGAATCGTGACTCACGTTATTATGCGGGTATAGATTTTCCTGAATTCGTTTCGGCCTTGCGTGACTTGGTCGAGCGTGAAATATCGTTTATCATAAGCTATGATGGAAGAACCGGCGACAAGATGCATGGCGAGTTGTTGCCAGAGGCACTTAATTTACACCGTATTGAGGTAAATGTGGGGCGCTCGTCTCAGGCCACGCTTTTAGGTAGAGACCATGTGTCTTATGAATCGCTTTATTTATCGCCTGCTCTTCTAAAGAGCCTTGATAGTTCTATCCGTAAGTCGGCTACATTAAGTATCGCATTAAATAACCACCAATTGTCTATTATATAG
- the radC gene encoding DNA repair protein RadC, with product MDSEKVPRNGEGKIKYIQKLSLSVLRENTATRYQEISGPEDVYKLPFVQELAFLDRESFICIHLNTKHRAISYEVVSIGSLNSSVVHPREIFKGAILANAAAVILCHNHPSGDPTPSVEDVVVTGRIRDAGKIVGIEVLDHIVVGEKSFASLKEQEWM from the coding sequence ATGGATAGTGAAAAGGTACCCCGTAATGGTGAGGGCAAGATTAAATACATACAGAAACTATCGCTCTCGGTGCTAAGAGAGAACACCGCCACCCGCTATCAGGAGATTTCAGGTCCTGAAGATGTTTACAAGCTGCCCTTCGTGCAAGAGCTCGCCTTCCTGGATAGAGAGAGCTTCATCTGTATCCACCTGAATACAAAGCACCGGGCTATCTCCTATGAAGTCGTCTCTATCGGGAGCCTAAATTCATCGGTGGTTCATCCCAGGGAGATTTTCAAGGGAGCTATTTTGGCCAATGCGGCCGCCGTTATACTATGCCATAACCACCCCAGTGGAGACCCAACCCCATCGGTAGAAGATGTTGTCGTTACGGGAAGAATCAGAGATGCCGGAAAGATAGTCGGCATTGAGGTGCTTGACCATATAGTTGTCGGAGAAAAGTCGTTTGCCAGCCTGAAGGAGCAGGAGTGGATGTAG
- a CDS encoding recombinase family protein produces the protein MNKLATLSKPKRAAGYVRVSKENEESGISPDVQIEKIKERCSKEGWPLVEVFRDIDFSGRTTNRPAYQEMMGRLNEFDVVLVYKLSRFGRRLRDIFNDIATLEQNGVDFVSTSEEFDTSAQGQLYRGMTALISQFYSDLMSDYTKDNQRHLVKNGRWRGGNEPYGFKADKEKRQLVPHPKEAKVVKRVVREYLDGTTLRQIAFALNREGIPTKMGAEWTNTALRRVLRSPHLIGKTPLNGELLGEHKGIINIDTWEKVQAKLRENSRLPAQTISAKNALSGLIKCSSCNGTMTRFHSFKRGKKCLIYICRNRQYKNTCPNGNNIRVHIVEGVVEEALFARINLGRLNSMVNQEAAKITPKEQGAISKLKRKKSSLESQQKRLTNAIAMMPNKPIEPLLQRLCEIEEELEMIGRNLEVEQDRIKLRNLEQEKLKGSYELMLDAKKIWPQLTPQEKNQIYRLFIDEIIIEKGIGPARVRIRWKI, from the coding sequence ATGAATAAGTTAGCCACTCTTAGCAAACCAAAACGAGCGGCAGGTTATGTGCGCGTTAGCAAGGAGAACGAAGAGAGCGGCATTTCCCCTGACGTTCAAATAGAAAAGATTAAAGAGCGCTGCTCCAAAGAGGGCTGGCCGCTCGTTGAAGTGTTCCGAGACATCGACTTCTCCGGAAGAACTACCAATCGTCCTGCTTACCAGGAAATGATGGGGCGCCTGAATGAATTTGACGTCGTCTTGGTCTATAAGCTCAGCCGATTTGGCAGGCGCTTGCGCGATATCTTCAATGACATTGCCACGCTTGAGCAAAACGGCGTTGACTTTGTCTCGACATCAGAGGAGTTTGACACATCAGCTCAAGGCCAACTTTACCGGGGAATGACGGCGCTTATCAGCCAATTTTATTCCGATTTGATGAGCGACTACACCAAAGACAACCAGCGCCACTTAGTTAAAAACGGCAGATGGAGAGGTGGTAATGAGCCCTATGGGTTTAAGGCTGATAAAGAAAAGCGCCAGCTCGTGCCTCACCCAAAAGAAGCCAAGGTTGTAAAAAGGGTCGTGCGAGAATATTTAGATGGCACAACGCTTCGCCAAATCGCCTTTGCCTTGAACCGTGAAGGCATACCCACCAAGATGGGCGCTGAGTGGACCAATACCGCTCTCAGAAGAGTCTTGCGCTCGCCGCACCTAATCGGCAAAACCCCGCTCAATGGGGAGCTTCTCGGTGAGCATAAAGGCATTATAAACATTGATACCTGGGAGAAGGTGCAAGCAAAGCTAAGGGAAAACAGCAGACTGCCGGCGCAGACCATCTCTGCTAAAAATGCGCTATCCGGCCTTATTAAATGCTCAAGCTGTAATGGCACCATGACCCGGTTTCACTCTTTTAAACGAGGCAAGAAATGCCTTATATATATCTGTCGCAATCGCCAGTATAAAAATACCTGCCCCAACGGAAACAACATCCGGGTGCATATTGTCGAAGGCGTTGTCGAAGAGGCACTATTTGCCCGGATAAACCTTGGCAGGCTAAACAGCATGGTAAACCAAGAAGCCGCAAAAATCACCCCGAAAGAACAGGGTGCCATCAGCAAACTAAAACGCAAAAAATCAAGCCTTGAATCACAACAAAAGCGACTGACCAACGCTATAGCCATGATGCCTAATAAACCCATTGAGCCACTGCTTCAGAGGCTCTGTGAGATTGAAGAGGAATTAGAAATGATTGGCAGGAACCTTGAGGTTGAACAAGACCGCATCAAACTTCGCAACCTTGAGCAAGAAAAATTAAAGGGCAGCTACGAGCTTATGCTTGATGCCAAGAAAATCTGGCCTCAGCTTACCCCGCAGGAGAAAAACCAGATTTACCGGCTCTTTATCGATGAAATCATTATTGAAAAAGGCATTGGGCCTGCGCGTGTAAGGATAAGGTGGAAAATCTAG